GTCGATGCCCTGGCAGGCCGCGATGCACCGGTCGCTCTACGGACCCGGCGGCTTCTTCGTCTCCGGAACCGGGCCGGCCGCGCACTTCCGCACCAGCGTCCACGCCTCCCCCATCTTCGCCTCGGCTCTGCTCGGCCTCATCGCACGCGTTGACGCCGCCCTCGGGTTTCCCGACCCGTTCGACGTGGTGGACGTGGGGGCCGGGCGGGGGGAACTGCTTCGCGCGCTGTCCGTGGGGGTTGCGGTGGGGGTTTCCGGGGAGCCCGCCCGCTCCGGGCGGTCAGGCTTGATCCCTGCGCGGGCGGGCTCCCCGGAAACCCTGACCACCACGGCCGCCGTTCAGAACGCGGACCTGGGCGTCTCCTCGCCGGGGTCCGTCGATCCGTCACTCGCCGCGCCGGTGCAGCTGGCCCGGCGGGTACGGTTCACCGCCGTCGAACTCGCCCCGCGTCCCGCCGACCTCCCCGACCAGATCACCTGGACGAACGAGATCCCCGCCGGCATCACCGGCCTGCTCCTGGCCACCGAGTGGCTCGACAACATCCCCCTCGACCTCGCCACGTACACCGAGGAGGGCTGGCACTACCTGCTCGTGGACCCGGCCTCAGGCGAAGAGACGACAGGTGGACCGGTCAGTCGAGAAGACGCCGACTGGCTGGCCACCTGGTGGCCCCTACCCACCGAGGACGGCCCGGACGTCCCACCGCAGACCGTGACGGACGGTTCGGGCTCGACCGGGTCGGGTTTCCGGGCGGCCCGACCGGCGGAGGGATCAAGCCTGACCGCCCGGAG
This is a stretch of genomic DNA from Micromonospora sp. WMMD1082. It encodes these proteins:
- a CDS encoding SAM-dependent methyltransferase; translated protein: MSMPWQAAMHRSLYGPGGFFVSGTGPAAHFRTSVHASPIFASALLGLIARVDAALGFPDPFDVVDVGAGRGELLRALSVGVAVGVSGEPARSGRSGLIPARAGSPETLTTTAAVQNADLGVSSPGSVDPSLAAPVQLARRVRFTAVELAPRPADLPDQITWTNEIPAGITGLLLATEWLDNIPLDLATYTEEGWHYLLVDPASGEETTGGPVSREDADWLATWWPLPTEDGPDVPPQTVTDGSGSTGSGFRAARPAEGSSLTARSRSGRPETPTNRSWNPEVRAEIGRTRDEAWAEAVGHVDRGLALAVDYGHLSAERPVGGSLTGYRGGRQVPPVPDGSCDITAHVAMDSVASAGERVARCAYSLGSQREGLRALGVDGGRPPLSRAGRDPAGYVRALAEASAAAELTDPAGLGGHWWLWQPVGVPAGRLRSVRSAPEDASGWSR